A genomic segment from Zonotrichia albicollis isolate bZonAlb1 chromosome 21, bZonAlb1.hap1, whole genome shotgun sequence encodes:
- the SWI5 gene encoding DNA repair protein SWI5 homolog, which yields MSAPRPGHRGSTRGSGSPGSETRRSPGHGSLRRAGPSAAGRGPQRCPSLCAGLAGRAGGSCGGPVGHRVKRGQLQLPACSVAGGLRLSSVAGAPSLTQPSALAERAPPGAGRSPPRHPPPRALPRRVSVGGRRSGGAAFRAPIPSPKSLQPNGASEEALRCEIKELKQKDLALDQEIAQLLSEGYSLEELDRHISLLHEYNEIKDAGQMLLGKLAVIRGVTTKQLYPEYDLELSD from the exons ATGTCCGCCCCGCGCCCGGGCCAC CGCGGCAGCACCCGAGGCTCGGGCAGCCCCGGCTCTGAGACACGGCGCTCACCGGGACACGGCTCCCTGCGCCGGGCGGGCCCGAGCGCGGCGGGACGGGGCCCCCAGCGCTGTCCGAGCCTCTGTGCGGGACtggcgggccgggccggagGGAGCTGCGGTGGCCCGGTGGGACACAGGGTCAAGCGGGGGC AACTACAACTCCCGGCGTGCTCTGTGGCGGGAGGACTGCGGCTCTCCAGTGTGGCGGGAGCCCCGAGCCTCActcagccctcagccctggccGAGCGGGCCCCGCCGGGCGCGGGCCGCAGCCCGCCCCGCCACCCGCCGCCGCGGGCCCTGCCCCGGAG GGTCTCGGTTGGCGGCCGGcggagcggcggggccgcgtTCAGGGCACCG ATCCCATCTCCCAAGTCCCTCCAGCCTAATGGAGCCAGTGAAGAAGCCCTGCGGTGTGAAATCAAAGAGCTGAAACAGAAAGACCTTGCTCTAGACCAGGAAATTGCACAGTTATTGTCAGA GGGCTACAGCCTGGAGGAACTGGACAGGCACATCTCTCTGCTCCATGAGTACAATGAAATCAAAGATGCTGGGCAGATGCTCCTGGGCAAGCTAG CTGTTATCCGAGGGGTCACTACAAAACAGCTCTATCCTGAGTATGACCTGGAGCTCAGTGACTAG